Within Enoplosus armatus isolate fEnoArm2 chromosome 1, fEnoArm2.hap1, whole genome shotgun sequence, the genomic segment caCACAAGCTGCTCCGTTTgtgaacattttattcatgaCGTCCATTTACTCAGACGGGCACTCGACTTTCCCGCTGTTGATGTCATCGATGACATCATGGGGAGGCCGGCCATCAATGGTGCAGCCAACAGACTGGGCGGTTCCCAGGATCTCTTTGATGGTTCCTGACgggaaaataaagaatataaagtTTGCTACTTGATGTCTGTAGAACAGGAGACATTTACGCCCCAAAATGAGATGCCCGATTTAAAAAAATCACTACCAAGACTTTAACGTGGGAATAAAGTCTGCGCTCattaatttgtttaatgtgttcCAGACTTTTCGGCACAGAGTTGTCCATCAGTTTGGGCAGCTCTGTTTCCTAAAGCTGGGTCGATCTGAGCCTCCACTGGATTATACTCAGTCACTCTGACAGACGGGCATAGTGGCGGGAGGCTGAACAGAACATGCAAACTACAGACGGATAAAAGAAGGACTGAACATCTGATTAAACTCTTACCAGAGAGCTCTCTGGCGATGGAACGAGGCCTCATGACGCGAGCAACGCTCACAATCTCATCGAAGGTCACACTTCCACTGTGCTTGactggaaaataaacaaaaaaagggagTCAATCCACTTGAACCTTTGAGAAAATACAAATTGTTTTACAGAATACAACAGTCACTTACTGTTCTTGACCTTCTTCCTGTCACGAGGAGGCTCCTTCAGAGCCTTGATGATCAGAGCTGAAGCAGAGGGAACGACCTCGACCTAAAAAGCAGAAGAACAGTTAAaatcatcctcctccctccacacagCTGGTTCATACTGCAGATGTTTGACACTCAATGTGAACACACTACGTACCACTGCCTGCCTGTTCTGGATAGTCAGCTTCACGGTGATCCTCAGGCCCTTCCAGTCACCGGTGGCCTTGGCAATGTCATCACCAACTTTCTTGGGAGACTGATGAGAAAcaaatcagtgtttatttttatacataaatatattcatTAATTGTTGAACGTTTTAGGGTGGCGTCCAGGATAATTAGAGCCTCAGTGTGTTCCAGACTTTTCGGCACAGAGTTGTCCATCAGTTTGGGCAGCCCTGTTTCCTAAAGTTGGGTCAATCTGAGCCTCCACTGGATTATACTCAGTCACTCTGACAGACGGGCATAGTGGCGGGAGGCTGCTTTGATTCGTATGAGGAATTTTCACACTCACCAGACCCAGAGGTCCGATTTTGGGGGCCAGGGCTGATGTGGCTCCAACTTCTCCTCCTGTGCACCTCATGTACACTGCAAGACAAAGACGACACTGAGTACACCTGATTAAAGGCTTCATTTGATGCAGTTTCTTCACACTTTCACAAACGCCCACTGACAGCTGATTATAAAACAGGTTTGATCAGCTTCGCGATGAGTACTGTAGTGATTTGGACAGTCTGTGCTCTTTAAGAGCCCATATTTTGTCCTGTAGCAAACTGTCTTTTCACTCCTTCACCACTTAAAGCTGCTGGTCACGTTGGTTTGAAATCTGCTCAAGTGCCAATTGGCAATAAACCCAATTACACCTGTGTAACAGTAATCATGTTGAGGACTCAATTTTGCCTTGCGTGTGGCTTTGTATGCATCCTTTTGCCAAAATATGTGTAGGCATGCCCACTACAATCCTCAGAtctgtttttcagattttgggtgaaacattttcatgctTCATACAAAAGAAACCC encodes:
- the rpl12 gene encoding large ribosomal subunit protein uL11 isoform X1, which produces MPPKFDPNEIKVVYMRCTGGEVGATSALAPKIGPLGLSPKKVGDDIAKATGDWKGLRITVKLTIQNRQAVVEVVPSASALIIKALKEPPRDRKKVKNIKHSGSVTFDEIVSVARVMRPRSIARELSGTIKEILGTAQSVGCTIDGRPPHDVIDDINSGKVECPSE
- the rpl12 gene encoding large ribosomal subunit protein uL11 isoform X2: MRCTGGEVGATSALAPKIGPLGLSPKKVGDDIAKATGDWKGLRITVKLTIQNRQAVVEVVPSASALIIKALKEPPRDRKKVKNIKHSGSVTFDEIVSVARVMRPRSIARELSGTIKEILGTAQSVGCTIDGRPPHDVIDDINSGKVECPSE